A single Polynucleobacter acidiphobus DNA region contains:
- the gcl gene encoding glyoxylate carboligase, with amino-acid sequence MALMKAAMAAVLVMEKEGITTAFGVPGAAINPLYAQLRERQSITHILARHVEGASHMAEGYTRAKAGNIGVCIGTSGPAGTDMITGLYSASADSIPILCITGQAPRARLYKEDFQAVDIESIAKPVTKMAVTVREPGLVPRVFQQAFHVMRSGRPGPVLIDLPIDVQLAEIEFDIDTYEPLPVYKPFANKKQIEKAMEMLMSAEKPLIVAGGGIINADAADLLVEFAEITGIPVIPTLMGWGAIPDDHPLMAGMVGLQTSHRYGNATMLASDFVLGIGNRWANRHTGSLEVYTKGRKFVHVDIEPTQIGRVFNPDYGIVSDAKAALELFVEVAKEWKAKGKLKNYSDWVSRCQERKRLMLRKTNFDNVPIKPQRVYQEMNQAFKRDTVYVSTIGLSQIAGGQFLHVYGARQWINCGQAGPLGWTVPAALGVLAADPTRTVVGLAGDYDFQFLIEELAVGAQFKLPLVMVLVNNSYLGLIRQAQRGFDMDYCVQLAFDNINVHDENLKGYGVDHGKVVEGLGCKTLRVTHPGKIQEALIEAQKMAKEYRVPVVVEIILEKVTNIAMGTEINNVNEFEDIDCRHPAGTEGLVTAGLLE; translated from the coding sequence ATGGCACTCATGAAAGCCGCAATGGCAGCTGTTTTGGTAATGGAAAAAGAGGGCATCACCACCGCGTTTGGCGTTCCTGGTGCTGCGATTAATCCCCTGTACGCACAATTACGCGAGCGTCAATCAATCACCCATATTCTGGCACGTCACGTTGAAGGCGCTTCCCATATGGCCGAAGGCTACACCCGAGCCAAAGCTGGCAATATCGGTGTTTGCATTGGTACCTCCGGCCCTGCTGGTACCGACATGATTACTGGCTTGTATTCAGCAAGTGCCGACTCGATTCCAATCTTGTGTATCACTGGCCAAGCACCACGTGCTCGTCTCTACAAAGAAGACTTCCAAGCGGTTGATATCGAGAGTATTGCCAAGCCTGTTACCAAAATGGCAGTAACGGTGCGTGAACCTGGTTTAGTACCTCGCGTATTTCAGCAGGCGTTTCATGTGATGCGCTCAGGACGTCCTGGCCCTGTACTAATTGATTTGCCCATCGATGTGCAGTTAGCCGAGATCGAGTTTGATATCGATACCTACGAGCCATTGCCGGTTTACAAACCATTTGCCAATAAGAAGCAAATTGAGAAGGCCATGGAGATGTTGATGTCGGCCGAAAAGCCATTGATCGTGGCTGGCGGCGGAATTATTAATGCGGACGCCGCAGATCTGTTGGTCGAGTTTGCCGAGATTACTGGTATTCCTGTGATCCCAACATTAATGGGTTGGGGTGCAATTCCAGATGATCATCCCTTGATGGCTGGCATGGTGGGTTTACAAACCTCGCATCGTTATGGCAATGCCACGATGTTGGCCAGCGACTTTGTATTAGGAATCGGTAATCGTTGGGCCAATCGCCATACTGGTTCGTTAGAGGTCTACACCAAAGGCCGTAAGTTTGTACACGTCGATATTGAACCAACTCAGATTGGTCGCGTATTTAATCCCGACTACGGCATTGTGTCTGATGCGAAGGCTGCCCTCGAACTCTTCGTTGAAGTAGCCAAAGAGTGGAAGGCGAAAGGCAAGCTCAAAAATTACAGCGATTGGGTCTCGCGTTGCCAAGAGCGTAAGCGCCTCATGTTGCGCAAAACAAACTTTGATAATGTGCCCATCAAGCCTCAGCGTGTTTACCAAGAGATGAACCAAGCGTTTAAACGCGATACCGTTTATGTATCAACCATTGGTCTTTCACAAATCGCTGGCGGCCAGTTCTTGCATGTCTATGGCGCACGTCAATGGATTAACTGCGGTCAAGCAGGTCCATTAGGTTGGACAGTACCTGCTGCACTCGGCGTGTTGGCTGCTGATCCAACTCGTACCGTTGTTGGTCTTGCAGGTGATTATGACTTCCAGTTCCTGATTGAAGAATTGGCCGTTGGTGCTCAGTTTAAGTTGCCACTCGTCATGGTTCTCGTGAACAATAGCTACCTGGGTCTCATCCGTCAGGCACAACGCGGCTTCGATATGGATTACTGTGTACAGCTCGCGTTTGACAACATCAACGTACACGATGAGAACCTGAAAGGCTATGGCGTTGATCACGGTAAGGTGGTTGAAGGCTTGGGTTGCAAAACCTTGCGCGTCACCCATCCGGGCAAGATTCAGGAGGCTTTGATTGAGGCCCAGAAGATGGCTAAAGAATATCGGGTGCCCGTGGTTGTTGAAATCATTTTGGAGAAGGTAACCAATATTGCAATGGGTACTGAAATCAATAATGTCAACGAGTTTGAGGATATTGATTGCCGTCACCCAGCTGGTACCGAAGGTTTGGTAACGGCCGGTCTTTTAGAATAA
- the hyi gene encoding hydroxypyruvate isomerase translates to MPKFAANLTMLFNEVPFMERFDRAAACGFQAVEFLFPYPFAASEIKAALDRNQLKLVLHNLPAGNWEAGERGIACLPDRVEEFKSGVTKAIEYAKALGVGQLNCLAGKVPDGVDHKTLHATFVSNLRYAAAELKKHQLKLLIEPINTFDIPGFFLSTTAQGIAILDEVGADNAFLQYDIYHAQRMEGELANSMKKYLNRIAHLQLADNPGRNEPGTGEINYAYLFKFIDQLGYQGWIGCEYKPATTTEAGLGWLKSVS, encoded by the coding sequence ATGCCAAAGTTTGCTGCCAATCTAACCATGTTGTTTAACGAAGTGCCCTTTATGGAGCGCTTTGATCGCGCAGCCGCTTGTGGTTTTCAGGCAGTCGAGTTCCTCTTTCCATATCCGTTTGCAGCGAGCGAGATTAAAGCAGCGTTAGATCGTAATCAACTCAAACTGGTGTTGCATAATTTGCCTGCTGGCAATTGGGAAGCCGGTGAGCGTGGTATTGCATGCTTGCCCGATCGAGTCGAGGAGTTTAAGTCTGGCGTTACTAAGGCGATTGAATATGCCAAGGCTCTCGGCGTTGGTCAGCTCAACTGCTTAGCAGGTAAGGTGCCAGACGGCGTTGATCATAAGACCTTGCACGCAACATTTGTGAGTAATTTGCGGTACGCAGCGGCTGAACTGAAAAAACATCAGCTCAAATTACTGATTGAACCCATCAATACATTTGATATTCCAGGGTTCTTCTTGTCTACCACCGCCCAAGGTATTGCGATCCTAGATGAGGTAGGTGCGGACAACGCTTTCTTGCAATACGACATTTACCATGCGCAACGCATGGAAGGGGAGTTGGCAAACTCCATGAAGAAGTACCTAAATCGCATTGCGCATCTGCAGTTAGCGGATAACCCTGGTCGCAATGAGCCAGGAACAGGTGAAATTAACTACGCCTATTTGTTCAAGTTCATTGATCAATTAGGTTATCAAGGTTGGATCGGCTGCGAATATAAGCCAGCCACCACCACGGAAGCCGGCCTAGGTTGGTTGAAATCCGTTTCCTAA